One Tenrec ecaudatus isolate mTenEca1 chromosome 12, mTenEca1.hap1, whole genome shotgun sequence DNA segment encodes these proteins:
- the MYLK2 gene encoding myosin light chain kinase 2, skeletal/cardiac muscle, translating into MATENGACEPGIHRQSTDKAPIGATEEGPPAAQKDSALQDPQKDLAPSDLKKDPDPPSLEEDAPEKGDGAQAQASASSQGPKGEGSQGEGPVEGSARQPAALSQPTATTEVSAKEPAAEQGIPGNQGLGEAKVAQKAAEGLAAARRSSPAFLHSPSCPAIILSSEKPLAEKALSGASDLTFEGVPVTPSPAGSAQAPEEEQALKGSPKEAGETGPGPAGQAEAQGDTSKEMGQSEVGPVPTLTAREEDCFQILDDCPPPPAPFVHRVVELRTGNVNSEFSINSKEALGGGKFGAVCTCTEKSTGLKLAAKVIKKQSPKDKEMVMVEIEVMNQLNHRNLIQLYAAMETANEIILFMEYIEGGELFERIVDEDYPLTEVDTMVFVRQICDGILFMHKMRVLHLDLKPENILCVNTTGHLVKIIDFGLARRYNPNEKLKVNFGTPEFLSPEVVNYDQISDKTDMWSMGVITYMLLSGLSPFLGDDDTETLNNVLSANWYFDEETFEAVSDEAKDFVSHLIVKDQGARMSAAQCLAHPWLNNLAEKAKRCNRRLKSQILLKRYLMKRRWKRNFIAVSAANRFKKISSSGALMALGV; encoded by the exons ATGGCGACGGAAAACGGAGCCTGCGAGCCGGGAATCCACAGGCAATCAACAG ATAAGGCACCTATAGGTGCCACAGAGGAGGGACCCCCGGCTGCACAGAAAGATTCTGCACTGCAAGACCCACAGAAGGATCTTGCCCCCTCAGACCTAAAGAAAGACCCAGATCCACCCAGCCTGGAGGAAGATGCTCCAGAGAAGGGGGATGGTGCCCAGGCCCAGGCCTCTGCCAGCAGCCAGGGCCCtaagggagaggggagccagggTGAGGGGCCTGTGGAGGGTAGTGCCAGGCAGCCAGCAGCCCTGTCCCAGCCAACAGCAACCACCGAGGTCAGTGCCAAGGAGCCTGCAGCTGAACAGGGGATCCCAGGCAACCAGGGCCTTGGAGAGGCCAAGGTAGCCCAGAAGGCAGCAGAGGGCCTGGCTGCAGCCAGGAGAAGCTCGCCCGCCTTCCTGCACAGTCCCAGCTGTCCGGCTATCATCCTCAG CTCAGAGAAGCCGCTGGCCGAGAAGGCCCTGAGTGGGGCATCGGACCTCACCTTTGAAGGGGTGCCTGTGACCCCCAGCCCGGCGGGATCGGCCCAGGCACCTGAAGAAGAGCAGGCCCTGAAAGGGAGCCCAAAGGAGGCTGGAGAGACAGGCCCAGGCCCAGCTGGCCAGGCAGAGGCGCAAGGAGATACCTCGAAGGAGATGGGGCAATCGGAGGTGGGGCCAGTCCCAACTCTCACGGCCAGGGAGGAGGACTGCTTCCAGATTTTGG atGACTGCCCGCCGCCCCCAGCCCCCTTCGTCCACCGAGTCGTGGAGCTGCGGACCGGAAATGTCAACAGTGAATTCAGCATCAACTCCAAAGAGGCGCTGGGAGG GGGCAAGTTTGGAGCGGTGTGCACCTGCACAGAGAAGTCTACTGGTCTCAAGCTGGCAGCCAAGGTCATCAAGAAGCAGAGCCCCAAAGACAAG GAGATGGTGATGGTTGAGATCGAGGTTATGAACCAGCTGAACCATCGCAATCTGATCCAGCTCTATGCGGCcatggagacagccaatgagatcATCCTCTTCATGGAGTA CATCGAGGGCGGTGAGCTCTTTGAGAGGATCGTGGACGAAGATTACCCACTGACCGAGGTGGACACCATGGTGTTCGTCAGGCAGATCTGCGATGGGATCCTCTTCATGCACAAGATGAGGGTCCTGCACCTGGACCTCAAG CCTGAGAACATCCTGTGTGTCAATACCACGGGCCATTTGGTGAAGATCATTGACTTCGGTCTGGCACGGAG gtacAACCCCAATGAGAAGCTGAAGGTGAATTTTGGGACCCCCGAGTTCCTGTCCCCTGAGGTGGTGAATTACGACCAAATCTCCGATAAGACAGACATGTGGAGCATGGGGGTCATCACCTACATGCT GCTGAGCGGCCtctcccccttcctgggggacgatGACACGGAGACCCTCAACAACGTCCTGTCTGCCAACTGGTACTTTGACGAGGAGACCTTTGAGGCCGTGTCGGATGAGGCCAAAGATTTTGTGTCCCACCTCATCGTCAAGGACCAGGG ggCCCGAATGAGCGCGGCCCAGTGCCTCGCCCACCCCTGGCTCAACAACCTGGCAGAGAAAGCCAAGCGCTGCAACCGGCGCCTGAAGTCCCAAATCCTGCTGAAGAGATACCTCATGAAGAGGCGCTGGAAG AGAAATTTCATTGCTGTCAGCGCTGCCAACCGCTTCAAGAAGATCAGTAGCTCGGGGGCACTGATGGCTCTGGGGGTCTGA